The proteins below are encoded in one region of Phyllopteryx taeniolatus isolate TA_2022b chromosome 11, UOR_Ptae_1.2, whole genome shotgun sequence:
- the ccdc88ab gene encoding girdin isoform X6, with amino-acid sequence MCWSWVGTLSPKLSLCSCALERGLEEMKKLLLLLLGCAVQCEKKEDYIERIQTLDFDTKAAIASHIQEVTHNQENVVDLQWLESGELPAEDLENLSRNLAFHLKHVVDDRDMQLETIVELTQERDCVQLSPLGAGPAQSPNGSPGMRRTESRQHLSVELADAKAKIRRIRQELEEKSEQLLDTRQELENMEVELKRIQQESYQLLSDARSARAYRDELDALREKAVRVDKLESELSRYKERLHDIEFYKARVEELKEDNQVLLETKSMLEEQLDASRSRSDKMHLLEKENLQLKSKIHDLETERDLDRKRMEELLEENLVLEMAQKQSMDESLHLGWELEQLSKTPELTEAPQKSLGEEVNELTSSRLLKLEKDNQTLLKTVEELRGGTGPGSVAKLGKVSQENQSLNQKLEHLESELATERESFRSAESLSTDLMKEKALLEKTLETLRENSERQLKGLEQENQHLSQTVSSLRQRSQVGAEARVKDVEKENRILHDSICETTGQLNKMEFERKQLRKELEAMKEKGERAEELEILLQKLERDNESLQKKVASLGITCEKVSALEKENADLEVESRRLKKKLDGLKNMAFQLEALEKENSQLEQENLELRRSAESFRSAGAKAVQLRAENRELESERSQLKRSLELLKATTKKTERLEVSYQGLDTENQRLQKALENSSKKIQQLEAELQEVESENQSLQRNLEELKISSKRLEQLEQENKTLEQESSQLEKDKKLLEKENKRLRQQAEIRDSKLDDSNQRISSLEKENRTMGKEMIFFRDSCTRIKDLERENKELVKQGTIDKRTLITLREELVSEKLRTQQMNNDLEKLTHELEKMGLNKERLLLDEDSDDRFKLLESKLESTLKSSLEIKEEKIAALEARLQESSNLNQQLRQELKTVKKNYEALRQREEEERMVQSSPPRGGEDAQAFSKWEKESHEATRELLKVKDRLIEVERNNATLQAEKAALRSQLKQLETQSSNLQAQIVAVQRQTASLQESNTALQTQSAKLQVENSTLSSQAAALMAQNAQLQGQQSGVEGEREGALREKEELRSTYELLLRDHEKLAALHERQASEYETLIGKHGGLKSSRKSLEQRHRDLEDKYKQLLQRKGDLEDLEKNLKEQQEKMSSENQGHRATADRCKLLKEENDRLNATYRQLQKDNENLQLDHKNIKSQLNGAKLEQTRLEAEFSKLKEQYQQLDITSTKLTNQCELLSQLKGNLEEENRHLLDQIQTLMLQNRTLLEQTMESKDLFHVEQRQYIDKLNELRRQKEKLEEKIMDQYKFYDPSPPRRRSNWITLKMKKLIKPKSRERMRSLTLTPSRSDCGDGFLSFPADSQDSSSVGSGSNSLDDALTHKRSSRRRGQRCLARGQGSTNGMLRTERVGGVCEPPLASLRACFPLKRLPFMRNRSKDKDKAKAIYRRSMSMNDLLQTMTVAGGPGADWAGSTENLDGGEAGDGGGGRRGGGGGQRMKELAFSSDAIDCAALTLPSSAHRGPTHRLHVKDNTSCEDVAGSSDDPKSQASRPSSLHSNRTTSSNSNNNSQLTSPLEGKGTLSGSASRPHSESSGEFSLSLEQEAWSSNGSSPVQQPSSSRSSRRRSLEPPPAATVRKTASPGSEVLSLQQFLDEGIDPAESGSQENLTVDSPRLPVSCERVQKDRPAARGRGILRSSSGKAASVTADRPPRCSGQPGRPGLRKAESTRVRGSARPGLSAQARATSVSERLDRASACGSAATLPRASSVISTAEGSSRRTSIHDMLSKDSRQPVSVDGVRAPPAPSEYTPKGPSSSAPLPKSLSSPCPGSDEADLPALESFLGPSFTVESVFMDSIFSESAGKSLPFLSLNPTLVSNISGPPVASYQPSQSDAPAESGAEHLDAGENQSLWFEYGCV; translated from the exons AGAAGAGAAGAGTGAGCAGCTTCTGGACACGCGGCAAGAGCTGGAAAACATGGAGGTGGAGCTCAAGAGGATTCAACAGGAG AGCTATCAGCTTCTGTCGGACGCTCGCTCGGCCCGGGCGTACCGTGACGAGCTGGACGCCCTCCGGGAGAAAGCCGTCCGTGTGGACAAGTTGGAGAGCGAGCTGAGCCGCTACAAGGAGAGACTCCACGACATCGAGTTCTACAAGGCCAGAGTGGAG GAGTTGAAGGAGGACAACCAGGTCCTGCTGGAGACCAAAAGCATGCTCGAGGAGCAACTGGACGCCAGCAGGAGCCGATCTGACAAAATGCACCTCCTGGAGAAGGAGAATCTGCAGCTGAAATCTAAAATCCACGATCTCGAGACG GAGAGAGACTTGGATCGCAAGCGAATGGAGGAACTGTTGGAGGAAAATCTGGTGCTGGAAATGGCCCAGAAACAGAGCATGGATGAGTCGTTACACCTGGGCTGGGAGCTGGAACAACTGTCCAAAACACCGGAGCTGACTGAGG CCCCTCAGAAGTCCCTCGGCGAAGAAGTGAACGAGCTAACGTCTAGTCGCCTGCTGAAGCTGGAAAAGGACAACCAGACGCTGCTGAAGACAGTGGAGGAGCTCCGAGGAGGCACCGGTCCAGGCTCGGTGGCCAAACTGGGCAAAGTTAGCCAGGAGAACCAGAGCCTCAACCAAAAA CTGGAGCATCTGGAAAGCGAACTGGCGACCGAGAGAGAGTCGTTCCGCAGCGCAGAGTCTTTGAGCACAGACCTGATGAaggagaaggccttgctggagAAGACGCTGGAAACGCTGCGGGAAAACTCAGAGAGACAG CTGAAGGGTCTGGAGCAGGAGAACCAGCACCTGAGCCAGACGGTGTCATCCCTGCGCCAGCGAAGCCAGGTCGGTGCCGAGGCTCGCGTCAAGGATGTGGAGAAGGAAAACCGTATCCTCCACGATTCCATCTGCGAGACCACGGGCCAGCTCAACAAGATGGAGTTTGAGCGGAAACAGCTGA GAAAAGAACTGGAGGCCATGAAGGAGAAAGGCGAGAGAGCGGAGGAGTTGGAGATCCTGCTCCAGAAGCTGGAGAGGGACAACGAGAGTCTGCAGAAGAAGGTGGCCAGTCTGGGAATTACCTGCGAGAAG GTGTCGGCATTGGAGAAGGAGAACGCCGACCTGGAGGTGGAGAGCCGGCGCCTCAAGAAGAAGCTCGACGGTCTAAAGAACATGGCCTTCCAACTGGAGGCACTGGAGAAGGAGAACTCTCAGCTGGAGCAGGAGAACCTGGAGTTGCGGCGCTCGGCCGAAAGCTTCCGATCGGCCGGGGCCAAGGCCGTGCAGCTGCGGGCAGAGAACAGGGAGCTGGAGAGCGAGAGGAGCCAACTGAAGCGCAGCCTGGAGCTCCTCAAGGCCACCACCAAGAAGACGGAGAGATTAGAG GTGAGCTACCAGGGCCTGGATACAGAGAACCAGCGCTTGCAGAAGGCGCTGGAGAACAGCAGCAAGAAGATCCAGCAGCTGGAGGCTGAGCTGCAGGAGGTGGAATCCGAGAACCAAAGCCTCCAACGAAACTTGGAGGAGCTCAAGATCTCCAGCAAGCGCCTAGAGCAGCTGGAGCAGGAG AACAAGACGCTTGAGCAAGAGAGCTCCCAGCTGGAAAAGGACAAGAAGCTCCTGGAGAAGGAGAACAAGCGGCTGAGACAGCAGGCCGAGATCCGCGACTCCAAGCTGGACGACAGCAACCAGCGCATCTCCTCGCTGGAGAAGGAGAACCGCACCATGGGCAAGGAGATGATCTTCTTCCGGGACTCGTGCACACGGATCAAAGACCTGGAGAGGGAGAACAAGGAGCTTGTCAAACAAGGCACCATCGATAAGAGGACCCTCATCACGCTCCGAGAG gaGCTGGTAAGCGAGAAGCTGCGCACGCAACAGATGAACAATGACCTTGAAAAACTGACGCACGAGCTAGAGAAGATGGGCCTGAACAAGGAAAGGCTGCTCCTCGACGAGGACTCGGACGACAG GTTTAAGCTCCTGGAAAGCAAGCTGGAGTCAACGCTGAAGTCCTCGTTGGAGATCAAAGAGGAGAAGATCGCCGCCCTCGAGGCCAGACTGCAGGAGTCGTCCAACCTGAACCAGCAACTTCGCCAGGAACTCAAGACC GTGAAAAAGAACTACGAGGCCCTGCGTcagcgggaggaggaggagaggatggTGCAGAGCTCGCCCCCAAGAGGCGGGGAGGACGCCCAGGCCTTCAGCAAATGGGAGAAGGAGAGCCACGAGGCCACCAGAGAGCTACTCAAGGTCAAGGACCGACTCATTGAGGTGGAGAGGAAC AATGCCACACTGCAGGCGGAGAAGGCGGCGCTGAGGAGCCAGCTCAAACAACTGGAGACCCAAAGCTCCAACCTGCAGGCTCAGATCGTGGCCGTACAGAGACAGACCGCCTCTCTGCAGGAGAGCAACACCGCGCTGCAGACGCAGAGCGCCAAGCTGCAG GTGGAGAACTCCACACTGAGCTCGCAGGCCGCCGCCCTGATGGCGCAGAACGCTCAGCTGCAGGGCCAGCAGAGCGGCGTGGAGGGCGAGCGCGAGGGGGCTTTGCGGGAGAAGGAGGAACTCAGGTCCACCTACGAACTGCTCCTGCGCGACCACGAGAAGCTGGCGGCCCTCCACGAGAGGCAGGCGTCCGAGTACGAGACGCTCATCGGCAAGCACGGCGGCCTGAAGAGCTCCCGCAAGAGTCTGGAGCAGCGGCACCGCGACCTGGAGGACAA GTACAAGCAGCTCCTGCAGAGGAAAGGAGATCTGGAGGACCTGGAGAAGAACCTGAAGGAGCAGCAAGAGAAAATGTCCTCGGAGAACCAAGGTCACCGAGCCACGGCCGACCGGTGCAAACTGCTCAAAGAGGAAAATGACAG ATTAAACGCAACGTACCGCCAGCTACAGAAAGACAACGAGAACCTCCAGCTGGACCACAAGAACATCAAGAGTCAGCTGAACGGCGCCAAGCTGGAGCAGACCAGGCTGGAGGCCGAGTTCTCCAAGCTGAAGGAGCAGTACCAGCAGCTAGACATCACCTCCACCAAACTCACCAACCAGTGCGAG CTGTTGAGTCAGCTGAAGGGGAACCTGGAGGAGGAGAACCGTCACCTACTGGACCAGATCCAGACGCTGATGCTGCAGAACCGCACGCTGCTGGAGCAGACCATGGAGAGCAAAGACCTGTTCCACGTTGAGCAGAGGCAATACAT CGACAAGCTGAACGAGCTGAggaggcagaaagagaagctgGAGGAGAAGATCATGGACCAGTACAAGTTCTATGATCCTTCGCCTCCACGCAG GCGCAGCAACTGGATCACACTCAAAATGAAGAAGCTGATCAAGCCCAAAAGCCGGGAGAGGATGCGCTCCCTCACGCTGACGCCGTCCCGCTCGGACTGCGGCGACGGCTTCCTGTCCTTCCCCGCCGACAGCCAGGACAGCTCTTCGGTCGGCTCGGGCTCCAACTCGCTGGACGACGCGCTCACGCACAAGAGGAGCAGCA GGAGGAGAGGGCAACGGTGCCTTGCCCGAGGGCAGGGCTCCACCAATGGTATGCTGCGGACAGAGCGGGTGGGCGGGGTTTGCGAGCCGCCCCTCGCCTCTCTCAGGGCATGTTTTC CTTTAAAAAGGTTGCCTTTCATGAGGAACAGATCCAAGGACAAAGACAAGGCCAAGGCCATCTACCGGCGCTCCATGT CCATGAACGACCTGCTTCAGACCATGACGGTGGCCGGGGGACCGGGCGCCGACTGGGCGGGCAGCACGGAGAACCTGGACGGCGGCGAGGCGGGAGACGGGGGCGGCGGGCGGCGTGGCGGGGGCGGCGGCCAGCGCATGAAGGAGCTGGCCTTCTCCAGCGACGCCATCGACTGCGCCGCCCTGACGCTGCCCTCCTCCGCCCATAGGGGGCCCACCCACAGGCTCCACGTCAAAG ACAACACTTCTTGCGAGGACGTCGCGGGCTCCTCGGACGACCCAAAGAGTCAAG ccTCCAGACCCTCCAGTCTCCATAGCAACAGGACCACCAGTAGTAATAGTAACAATAACTCCCAGCTCACCTCTCCTCTGGAGGGAAAAG GCACGTTGAGCGGTAGCGCGAGTCGTCCTCACAGCGAGAGCAGCGGCGAGTTCAGCTTGAGTTTGGAGCAGGAGGCCTGGTCCAGCAACGGCAGCAGTCCCGTCCAGCAGCCGTCGTCGTCGCGCTCGTCCCGCCGGCGCTCCCTGGAACCCCCGCCGGCCGCCACCGTCAGGAAAACGGCGTCCCCGGGAAGCGAGGTGCTTTCGCTGCAGCAGTTCCTGGACGAGGGTATCGACCCTGCCGAG TCGGGCAGTCAGGAAAACCTCACCGTGGACTCCCCCCGCCTCCCAGTTTCTTGTGAGCGCGTGCAGAAGGATCGCCCCGCCGCCCGGGGCCGCGGCATCctgcgctcgtccagcggcaaAGCGGCGTCCGTCACCGCCGACCGCCCGCCCCGCTGCTCGGGGCAACCGGGCCGCCCCGGCTTGCGGAAGGCGGAGAGCACCCGCGTGAGGGGCTCGGCCCGGCCCGGCCTCTCCGCCCAGGCCCGGGCCACGTCCGTGTCGGAGCGTCTGGACCGGGCGTCGGCCTGCGGGTCGGCGGCCACCCTGCCCCGCGCCAGTAGCGTCATCTCCACGGCCGAGGGCAGCTCGCGGCGCACCAGCATCCACGACATGCTCTCCAAGGACAGCCGGCAGCCCGTGTCCGTCGACGGGGTCCGAGCCCCGCCCGCACCCAGTGAGTACACCCCGAAGGGACCCTCTAGTAGCGCCCCCTTGCCAAAGTCCCTCAGCTCGCCGTGCCCCGGCTCGGACGAAGCCGACCTCCCCGCCCTCGAGTCTTTCCTGGGTCCCTCCTTCACCGTCGAATCGGTCTTCATGGACTCCATCTTCAGCGAGTCGGCGGGCAAAAGCCTCCCCTTCCTCTCCCTCAACCCCACCCTCGTCAGCAACATCAGCGGACCCCCCGTCGCCTCTTACCAGCCGAGCCAATCGGACGCCCCGGCGGAGTCCGGGGCCGAGCATTTGGACGCGGGGGAGAACCAGTCGTTGTGGTTCGAGTACGGGTGTGTGTGA